A genomic stretch from Sulfurimonas sediminis includes:
- a CDS encoding YchJ family protein, producing MTPKELMISRYEAFVKKDWEYLAQTSVSQTVEELQQTPELEWLRLDVLHVTADTVEFKAYYKENDTLHVLHEKSFFVQEDGQWKYKDGTLYNSKIERNISCPCGSGKKYKKCCG from the coding sequence ATGACACCAAAAGAGTTAATGATAAGCAGATACGAGGCATTTGTAAAAAAAGACTGGGAATATTTGGCGCAGACTTCTGTTTCACAAACAGTTGAAGAGTTACAGCAAACGCCTGAATTGGAATGGCTGAGACTGGATGTGTTACATGTAACAGCAGACACGGTCGAGTTTAAAGCCTATTACAAAGAAAACGACACCTTACATGTACTGCATGAAAAAAGTTTTTTTGTGCAGGAAGACGGCCAATGGAAATATAAAGACGGAACGCTTTACAACTCCAAAATAGAGCGAAATATCAGCTGTCCCTGCGGAAGTGGCAAAAAATACAAAAAGTGCTGTGGCTGA
- the pta gene encoding phosphate acetyltransferase codes for MKIKSLYIAAQEKNAGTLFVSMGMMEILKRKLHRVAFFRPIIFDKNIRDGDIDFILQRYSLDIDYAACYGFDIKEVEEMISKKEDNLLITQLLDKFKKLEREYDFVLCEGIRRSFLTSTISYDLNVKIAQNFAAPVITVIKADSATTKEIYENVLIENEYLTSEGCTHFATFVNRVHEEQYQELQKMFEKVPYTVYFLKEVRELNLPTIEDVMETLGAKKILLGSYDHTRVIKNVKVAALTLDNFLEHIEEEDLVIVPADRSDIILGLFGALHSSSYPNIAAIIFPFSMKLNKNIQKLIEGLNSFKVPILCVDTDTFETARDVMKVHSRLRAHSERKIALALGLFNSSVDIKSIEAKIATTYSDIMTPQMFEYKLFYMASQNKKRIVLPESSDERILRAAEIILRRGVAEIIFIGDEVELKGRYLRLGLDLSLATIVNHLSSPLIEKFTDVFYELRKHKGLTKEAAKDAMLHVNYFATMMVQLGYADGMVSGAIHATADTIRPALQIIKTKPEFSVVSSVFFMCLKTKVLVYGDCAINQDPDAQTLAEIAIASAQSAKMFGIEPKIAMLSYSTGESGHGLDVDKVRTATQIVRQKRPDLLVEGPIQYDAAIDKAVAKIKLPHSKVAGEATVFIFPDLNTGNNTYKAVQRSSGAIAIGPVLQGLNKPVNDLSRGCLVEDIVNTVAITAIQAGENE; via the coding sequence ATGAAGATAAAATCACTCTATATCGCCGCACAGGAAAAAAATGCCGGGACACTCTTTGTTTCCATGGGGATGATGGAAATACTCAAGCGTAAACTGCATCGTGTCGCTTTTTTTCGCCCGATAATCTTTGATAAAAACATACGTGACGGCGATATAGACTTTATTTTACAGCGTTATAGTCTCGATATAGACTATGCAGCGTGTTACGGTTTTGACATTAAAGAGGTCGAAGAGATGATCTCCAAAAAAGAGGATAATCTGCTGATTACGCAACTCTTGGATAAGTTTAAAAAGCTTGAACGTGAGTATGATTTTGTACTGTGTGAAGGGATTCGGCGCTCTTTTTTAACCTCGACCATCAGTTATGATTTAAATGTCAAAATCGCCCAAAATTTTGCCGCACCCGTGATAACCGTCATCAAAGCCGACAGTGCCACAACAAAAGAGATATATGAAAATGTTTTGATTGAAAATGAGTATCTGACTTCTGAGGGATGTACCCATTTCGCCACATTTGTCAACAGAGTCCATGAAGAACAGTATCAAGAGTTGCAAAAAATGTTTGAAAAAGTGCCTTATACTGTTTACTTCTTAAAAGAGGTGAGGGAGCTGAATCTGCCTACGATAGAGGATGTGATGGAAACACTTGGTGCAAAAAAGATCCTGCTTGGGAGCTATGATCATACCAGAGTGATCAAAAATGTCAAAGTTGCAGCGCTGACACTCGATAATTTTTTAGAACATATCGAAGAAGAAGATCTCGTCATTGTCCCGGCTGACAGATCTGACATTATTTTAGGGCTGTTTGGCGCCTTGCACTCTTCAAGTTATCCGAATATTGCTGCGATTATTTTTCCTTTTAGCATGAAGCTCAATAAAAATATTCAAAAGCTCATAGAAGGGCTCAACAGCTTCAAAGTGCCGATACTCTGCGTGGATACTGATACTTTTGAAACAGCAAGAGATGTCATGAAAGTGCACTCAAGACTGCGTGCTCATTCTGAGCGAAAAATTGCACTTGCTTTGGGACTTTTTAACAGCAGTGTGGATATAAAAAGTATAGAAGCAAAGATAGCAACAACCTACAGTGATATTATGACGCCGCAGATGTTTGAATACAAACTTTTTTACATGGCGTCGCAAAACAAAAAAAGAATTGTGTTGCCCGAATCAAGTGATGAACGCATTTTAAGAGCAGCGGAAATAATTTTAAGAAGAGGGGTTGCGGAGATTATTTTTATAGGTGATGAAGTAGAACTCAAAGGGCGTTATCTGCGTTTGGGTCTTGATTTGTCCTTGGCAACTATAGTCAATCATCTCTCATCCCCGTTGATAGAAAAGTTTACGGATGTTTTTTATGAGCTGAGAAAGCACAAAGGTCTGACAAAAGAGGCAGCCAAAGATGCAATGTTACATGTAAACTACTTTGCCACAATGATGGTACAACTCGGCTATGCCGACGGTATGGTAAGCGGTGCCATTCATGCAACGGCAGACACCATTCGTCCCGCTTTGCAGATTATAAAAACAAAACCGGAGTTTTCTGTTGTTTCAAGTGTCTTTTTTATGTGTCTCAAAACAAAAGTGCTTGTCTACGGGGATTGTGCCATTAATCAAGATCCCGATGCACAGACACTGGCCGAAATTGCCATTGCGTCGGCGCAAAGTGCTAAAATGTTCGGTATTGAACCAAAAATTGCCATGCTTTCATACTCGACGGGAGAGAGCGGGCATGGCTTAGATGTTGACAAAGTAAGAACTGCCACACAAATTGTACGCCAAAAACGACCGGATTTACTTGTCGAAGGGCCTATTCAGTATGATGCAGCCATAGACAAAGCAGTCGCAAAAATCAAACTGCCACATTCAAAAGTGGCAGGGGAAGCGACGGTATTTATCTTTCCGGATTTAAACACAGGCAACAATACCTATAAAGCCGTGCAACGCTCAAGCGGAGCCATCGCCATCGGCCCTGTGTTGCAGGGTTTAAACAAGCCTGTCAATGATTTAAGTCGAGGCTGTCTGGTAGAAGACATTGTCAATACCGTAGCCATTACAGCCATTCAGGCGGGAGAAAACGAATGA
- a CDS encoding acetate/propionate family kinase: protein MKIAVINCGSSSLKFKLFEMPGAKVLRSELVEHIGEPNSSVANHFEAIESLHVNFSEIDAVGHRVVHGGEKFRGSVLIDDAVVQTIRKLIPLAPLHNPANLEGIEVVRQKASNIPQIAVFDTAFHTTLKKEAFVYALSYALYEKHDIRRYGFHGTSHACLLHKAAALLGKKVQETNIITLHLGNGASACAIKKGKSCDTSMGFTPLEGLVMGSRCGDIDPAIVLYLQKSLHVNAEEIDEMLNKKSGLLGLCGENDVRNIEKRTDEAAKMAMDIMVRRIQKYIGAYMVLLEDVDAIVFSGGIGENSSYVRERVMNNKILKNIKSLVIKTDEELQIVNECLEVLKK from the coding sequence ATGAAAATAGCCGTCATAAACTGTGGAAGTTCTTCACTGAAATTTAAACTTTTTGAGATGCCGGGTGCCAAGGTGTTACGCAGTGAACTTGTCGAGCATATCGGTGAGCCAAATTCATCTGTTGCCAACCATTTTGAGGCGATAGAGTCTTTACATGTAAACTTTAGTGAGATTGATGCGGTAGGACACAGAGTCGTACACGGCGGTGAAAAGTTCAGAGGTTCTGTTTTGATAGATGATGCAGTGGTACAAACAATCAGAAAACTGATTCCTTTGGCACCTTTGCATAATCCGGCGAATCTCGAAGGCATAGAAGTTGTTCGTCAAAAAGCATCGAATATCCCTCAAATAGCTGTTTTTGACACGGCATTTCACACAACACTCAAAAAAGAGGCCTTTGTGTATGCCCTGTCGTATGCTTTATATGAAAAACATGACATCCGCCGTTACGGTTTTCACGGCACTTCGCATGCCTGTTTACTGCATAAAGCAGCAGCACTGCTTGGAAAAAAAGTACAAGAGACAAACATTATTACCCTGCATCTTGGCAACGGGGCAAGTGCCTGTGCGATAAAAAAGGGAAAAAGTTGTGATACTTCCATGGGATTTACCCCGCTTGAAGGGCTTGTAATGGGCTCGCGTTGCGGTGACATCGACCCGGCTATAGTTTTGTATCTGCAAAAGTCTTTACATGTAAACGCAGAGGAAATAGATGAAATGCTAAACAAAAAGTCCGGACTGCTCGGGCTGTGTGGTGAAAATGATGTACGAAACATTGAAAAACGCACAGATGAGGCGGCAAAAATGGCAATGGATATAATGGTGCGACGGATTCAAAAGTATATAGGTGCGTATATGGTCCTGCTTGAGGATGTTGATGCCATAGTATTTAGCGGCGGTATAGGAGAAAATTCTTCTTATGTACGAGAAAGGGTTATGAATAATAAAATACTTAAAAATATAAAATCGTTAGTGATAAAAACAGATGAAGAGTTGCAAATAGTAAATGAGTGTTTGGAAGTTTTAAAAAAATAG
- a CDS encoding cold-shock protein, with protein sequence MAELQDGKVKWFNDEKGYGFIEQDNGGKDVFVHFRQVNNNGGGRVSLEEGQRVTFEVGEGQKGPQAENVTPL encoded by the coding sequence ATGGCAGAATTACAAGACGGTAAAGTTAAATGGTTTAACGACGAAAAAGGTTATGGTTTCATAGAACAAGACAATGGTGGAAAAGATGTATTCGTACATTTCCGTCAAGTGAACAACAATGGTGGTGGACGTGTTTCACTTGAAGAAGGTCAAAGAGTAACTTTCGAAGTTGGTGAAGGTCAAAAAGGCCCACAGGCTGAGAACGTAACTCCTCTTTAG